From Mus musculus strain C57BL/6J chromosome 8, GRCm38.p6 C57BL/6J, a single genomic window includes:
- the Defa3 gene encoding alpha-defensin 3 precursor — MKTLVLLSALVLLAFQVQADPIQNTDEETKTEEQPGEDDQAVSVSFGDPEGSSLQEESLRDLVCYCRKRGCKRRERMNGTCRKGHLMYTLCCR; from the exons ATGAAGACACTagtcctcctctctgccctcgtCCTGCTGGCCTTCCAGGTCCAGGCTGATCCTATCCAAAACACAGATGAAGAGACTAAAACTGAGGAGCAGCCAGGGGAAGACGACCaggctgtgtctgtctcttttggAGACCCAGAAGGCTCTTCTCTTCAAGAGGAAT CGTTGAGAGATCTGGTATGCTATTGTAGAAAAAGAGGCTGCAAAAGAAGAGAACGCATGAATGGGACCTGCAGAAAGGGTCATTTAATGTACACACTCTGCTGTCGCTGA